A region of Paralichthys olivaceus isolate ysfri-2021 chromosome 24, ASM2471397v2, whole genome shotgun sequence DNA encodes the following proteins:
- the cdadc1 gene encoding cytidine and dCMP deaminase domain-containing protein 1 isoform X2 translates to MEAGELSTRPDPGESSPGQDTRDSSTQTDSRVQGHCPRLSKVNLFTLLSLWMELLPQEPHEDEDSQIRGMGLVVVQDSKVLGLHCSGAELHAGQAAIIQHGARLADCQLYFSRRPCATCLKMIINAGVSQISFWPGDPEVSMLSSTSTNHSDGPSHSLPGCVTEDAALDAIASEKLKSNSRPHICVLLQPLASGVAQFLNETSRECDFMEKVSEDEPELNTEELFNRERTRHLKDFSRHFLVATPRQHRDVLKQMGLENFCMEPYFSNLRHNMMELVEVLAAVAAGVPLRHHGFHREECSTPEQSLPPHHEGVSQEVARHCIIQARLLAYRTDPKVGVGAVIWARRPLAGCNGLGRLYLVGCGYNAYPAGSKYAEYPQMDTKQEDRQRRKYRYIVHAEQNALTFRTRDIRPGEATMLFVTKCPCDECVPLIRGAGITHIYTTDQDRDKDKGDISYLRFSSLKDVSKFTWQRSPSLCSASSRHIANGCVGKQSRQTEGEGHSNKKLCINRPHNSPSVS, encoded by the exons GCCATTGCCCCAGGTTATCGAAGGTCAATCTCTTTACCTTACTGAGTCTGTGGATGGAGCTGCTCCCTCAGGAGCCACATGAAGACGAGGACAGTCAG ATCCGTGGGATGGGTTTGGTGGTGGTTCAGGACAGCAAGGTGCTCGGACTCCACTGTTCGGGCGCTGAGCTCCACGCGGGACAGGCAGCCATCATCCAGCATGGCGCCCGCTTGGCTGACTGTCAGTTGTACTTCTCCAGGAGACCCTGTGCCACGTGCCTCAAGATGATCATCAACG CTGGAGTCAGTCAGATCTCCTTCTGGCCTGGAGACCCTGAGGTCAGCATGCTTAGCTCCACCTCCACAAACCATTCAGACGGCCCCTCCCACAGTCTGCCGGGCTGCGTCACGGAGGATGCCGCGCTGGACGCCATCGCATCAGAGAAGCTGAAGTCCAACAGCCGTCCGCACATCTGCGTCCTGCTGCAGCCGCTGGCGTCGGGCGTGGCTCAGTTCCTTAATGAGACGTCCAGAGAGTGCGACTTCATGGAGAAAGTGTCTGAGGATGAACCAGagctgaacacagaggaacTCTTCAACAG AGAACGGACAAGACACCTGAAGGATTTCTCCAGACACTTCCTGGTCGCGACGCCCCGGCAGCACCGGGATGTCTTGAAGCAAATGGGTCTGGAGAACTTCTGCATGGAGCCATACTTCTCCAACCTGAGACACAACATGATGGAGCTGGTGGAGGTTCTGGCTGCAGTGGCTGCTGGGGTGCCGCTGCGACACCACGGATTCCACAG GGAAGAGTGTTCGACCCCCGAGCAGTCGCTGCCTCCTCATCATGAGGGCGTGTCCCAAGAAGTGGCTCGTCACTGCATCATCCAAGCCAGATTGTTGGCCTATAGAACAG ATCCTAAAGTGGGCGTGGGCGCTGTTATCTGGGCCAGACGACCCTTG GCTGGCTGCAATGGACTGGGACGTCTGTACCTGGTGGGTTGTGGGTACAATGCCTATCCGGCAGGCTCAAAGTACGCTGAGTACCCGCAGATGGACACCAAACAGGAGGACAGACAAAGACGCAAATACAGATACATCGTCCACGCGGAGCAGAACGCCCTCACCTTCAG GACTCGGGACATCAGACCTGGGGAGGCCACCATGCTGTTTGTCACCAAGTGTCCATGTGACGAGTGCGTCCCTCTGATCAGAGGAGCCGGCATCACACACATCTACACCACTGACCAGGACagggacaaagacaaaggagaCATTTCCTACCTGAGGTTCAGCAGCCTGAAGGACGTCAGCAAGTTCACA TGGCAGAGGAGCCCGTCACTTTGCTCAGCGTCCTCTCGTCACATTGCCA ACGGTTGTGTTGGGAAGCAAAGCAGGCAGACGGAGGGGGAGGGCCACAGCAACAAGAAGCTGTGCATCAACAGACCGCACAACTCGCCGTCTGTCAGCTGA
- the cdadc1 gene encoding cytidine and dCMP deaminase domain-containing protein 1 isoform X1, with translation MEAGELSTRPDPGESSPGQDTRDSSTQTDSRVQGHCPRLSKVNLFTLLSLWMELLPQEPHEDEDSQIRGMGLVVVQDSKVLGLHCSGAELHAGQAAIIQHGARLADCQLYFSRRPCATCLKMIINAGVSQISFWPGDPEVSMLSSTSTNHSDGPSHSLPGCVTEDAALDAIASEKLKSNSRPHICVLLQPLASGVAQFLNETSRECDFMEKVSEDEPELNTEELFNRERTRHLKDFSRHFLVATPRQHRDVLKQMGLENFCMEPYFSNLRHNMMELVEVLAAVAAGVPLRHHGFHREECSTPEQSLPPHHEGVSQEVARHCIIQARLLAYRTEDPKVGVGAVIWARRPLAGCNGLGRLYLVGCGYNAYPAGSKYAEYPQMDTKQEDRQRRKYRYIVHAEQNALTFRTRDIRPGEATMLFVTKCPCDECVPLIRGAGITHIYTTDQDRDKDKGDISYLRFSSLKDVSKFTWQRSPSLCSASSRHIANGCVGKQSRQTEGEGHSNKKLCINRPHNSPSVS, from the exons GCCATTGCCCCAGGTTATCGAAGGTCAATCTCTTTACCTTACTGAGTCTGTGGATGGAGCTGCTCCCTCAGGAGCCACATGAAGACGAGGACAGTCAG ATCCGTGGGATGGGTTTGGTGGTGGTTCAGGACAGCAAGGTGCTCGGACTCCACTGTTCGGGCGCTGAGCTCCACGCGGGACAGGCAGCCATCATCCAGCATGGCGCCCGCTTGGCTGACTGTCAGTTGTACTTCTCCAGGAGACCCTGTGCCACGTGCCTCAAGATGATCATCAACG CTGGAGTCAGTCAGATCTCCTTCTGGCCTGGAGACCCTGAGGTCAGCATGCTTAGCTCCACCTCCACAAACCATTCAGACGGCCCCTCCCACAGTCTGCCGGGCTGCGTCACGGAGGATGCCGCGCTGGACGCCATCGCATCAGAGAAGCTGAAGTCCAACAGCCGTCCGCACATCTGCGTCCTGCTGCAGCCGCTGGCGTCGGGCGTGGCTCAGTTCCTTAATGAGACGTCCAGAGAGTGCGACTTCATGGAGAAAGTGTCTGAGGATGAACCAGagctgaacacagaggaacTCTTCAACAG AGAACGGACAAGACACCTGAAGGATTTCTCCAGACACTTCCTGGTCGCGACGCCCCGGCAGCACCGGGATGTCTTGAAGCAAATGGGTCTGGAGAACTTCTGCATGGAGCCATACTTCTCCAACCTGAGACACAACATGATGGAGCTGGTGGAGGTTCTGGCTGCAGTGGCTGCTGGGGTGCCGCTGCGACACCACGGATTCCACAG GGAAGAGTGTTCGACCCCCGAGCAGTCGCTGCCTCCTCATCATGAGGGCGTGTCCCAAGAAGTGGCTCGTCACTGCATCATCCAAGCCAGATTGTTGGCCTATAGAACAG AAGATCCTAAAGTGGGCGTGGGCGCTGTTATCTGGGCCAGACGACCCTTG GCTGGCTGCAATGGACTGGGACGTCTGTACCTGGTGGGTTGTGGGTACAATGCCTATCCGGCAGGCTCAAAGTACGCTGAGTACCCGCAGATGGACACCAAACAGGAGGACAGACAAAGACGCAAATACAGATACATCGTCCACGCGGAGCAGAACGCCCTCACCTTCAG GACTCGGGACATCAGACCTGGGGAGGCCACCATGCTGTTTGTCACCAAGTGTCCATGTGACGAGTGCGTCCCTCTGATCAGAGGAGCCGGCATCACACACATCTACACCACTGACCAGGACagggacaaagacaaaggagaCATTTCCTACCTGAGGTTCAGCAGCCTGAAGGACGTCAGCAAGTTCACA TGGCAGAGGAGCCCGTCACTTTGCTCAGCGTCCTCTCGTCACATTGCCA ACGGTTGTGTTGGGAAGCAAAGCAGGCAGACGGAGGGGGAGGGCCACAGCAACAAGAAGCTGTGCATCAACAGACCGCACAACTCGCCGTCTGTCAGCTGA